Part of the Candidatus Cloacimonadota bacterium genome is shown below.
GGGAAAAATGATAACGGAAATGTTATTGGTTTAAACAATGCGAAAAAGTTACTCGAAGATATTCCCAACAAAGTAAGAAATTTACTCGGAATTATAGTAGATGTAAATCTTCATTCA
Proteins encoded:
- a CDS encoding ATP-binding protein, producing MEENQNIEWKETWKDDYIKWICGFANADGGIIFIGKNDNGNVIGLNNAKKLLEDIPNKVRNLLGIIVDVNLHS